The following are encoded together in the Malaya genurostris strain Urasoe2022 chromosome 3, Malgen_1.1, whole genome shotgun sequence genome:
- the LOC131437002 gene encoding probable ATP-dependent RNA helicase Dbp45A has product MTTDRKFVDLGLKSWITKQMEKLGLRRPTPIQAACIQPILEGRDCIGAAKTGSGKTFAFALPILQKLSEEPTSNFALVLTPTHELAHQIAEQFSVAGQPMGVKVCVVTGGTDQLLEAQRLQNRPHIVVAMPGRLAAHLSGCNTYSFRALQFLVVDEADRVLSGNFDEDLEVIERFLPKTRQNLFFSATLKELSRENNVFPINTNAFEWSEESSVATVETLDQRYILCADYDRDMVLIETLRKFKEEHEAASVIIFTNSKKDCQVLSMTLSTIGFNNVCLHGFLRQKERVAALSRFKSKHVRILIATDVASRGLDIPSVQLVLNHRLPKVANEYIHRVGRTARAGRSGLAISIFRFPRDLEFLGEIETLINTKLTEHPIDQRLVERIFMQVSVARREAEMNLDNKDFDERQNNYRRKKWIEQGLDPDEMEEKWKQEKESRAAQRKMRLKLENEERKRIANLELKDERFLEAVENKKFKKRKFVKADQLDELIEKKNKTNVSSKKGKSKKRSLNKLIK; this is encoded by the exons ATGACCACAGATCGGAAGTTTGTAGACCTTGGTCTGAAATCATGGATAACAAAACAAATGGAGAAACTAG gacttcgACGCCCAACACCAATTCAGGCAGCGTGTATTCAACCAATCTTAGAAGGGCGCGATTGCATAGGTGCAGCTAAAACTGGTTCTGGAAAAACATTCGCCTTTGCACTGCCTATATTGCAGAAGCTTAGTGAAGAACCAACGAGTAATTTTGCGCTTGTTTTGACACCGACTCATGAACTGGCTCATCAAATAGCGGAACAGTTTTCGGTGGCAGGGCAGCCAATGGGCGTTAAAGTTTGCGTAGTGACCGGTGGTACAGATCAGCTACTCGAAGCACAACGATTACAAAATCGACCACATATTGTAGTAGCAATGCCAGGACGATTGGCTGCCCATTTGTCCGGATGTAATACTTATTCATTCCGGGCCTTACAATTCTTAGTTGTCGATGAAGCCGATCGTGTTCTAAGTGGAAATTTCGATGAAGATTTAGAAGTAATAGAAAG aTTTTTGCCGAAAACGCGacagaatttgtttttttctgcTACTTTGAAAGAATTGAGCCGAGAAAACAACGTGTTTCCGATTAACACGAATGCTTTCGAGTGGTCTGAGGAAAGCAGTGTGGCAACAGTAGAAACACTAGATCAACGATATATTCTTTGTGCAGACTATGATAGGGATATGGTGTTGATTGAAACTTTGCGAAAGTTCAAGGAGGAACACGAAGCTGCCAGTGTAATTATTTTTACCAATTCCAAAAAGGATTGTCAAGTGCTGTCGATGACATTGAGCACTATTGGATTCAACAATGTATGTCTTCACGGATTCCTGCGACAGAAAGAACGAGTTGCGGCTCTAAGCAGATTCAAATCGAAGCACGTTCGAATTTTAATAGCAACCGATGTTGCCAGTCGCGGTTTGGATATTCCGAGCGTCCAACTGGTTCTAAATCATCGATTGCCAAAGGTTGCTAATGAGTACATCCACAGGGTAGGTCGCACAGCCCGTGCGGGACGAAGTGGTTTGGCCATTTCTATTTTCCGGTTTCCCCGAGACTTGGAGTTTCTTGGAGAAATAGAGACACTTATTAATACTAAGCTGACGGAACATCCGATCGATCAACGTCTGGTGGAGCGCATCTTCATGCAAGTCAGTGTGGCTCGTAGGGAAGCAGAAATGAACTTGGACAATAAAGATTTCGACGAGCGACAAAATAATTACAGACGAAAGAAGTGGATTGAACAAGGGCTGGATCCAGACGAGATGGAAGAAAAATggaaacaggaaaaggaatcACGAGCCGCTCAGAGGAAAATGCGTTTAAAATTGGAAAACGAGGAACGAAAAAGAATAGCAAATTTGGAGCTCAAAGACGAACGATTTTTAGAAGCAgtggaaaataaaaaattcaaaaaacgaaaatttgtcAAGGCGGATCAGTTAGATGAGTTGattgaaaagaaaaacaaaactaaCGTTTCTTCGAAAAAAGGCAAATCCaaaaaaagaagcttaaataaatTGATCAAATAA
- the LOC131437984 gene encoding small ribosomal subunit protein eS24, with product MSTATIRTRRFMTNRLLCRKQMICDVLHPGLASVPKKEIRDKLAAMYKTTPDVVFVFGFRTNFGGGKSTGFALIYDTLDFAKKFEPKHRLGRHGLYEKKKMTRKQRKERKNRMKKVRGTKKAKVGQAAKK from the coding sequence ATGTCAACTGCAACTATCCGTACCCGTCGTTTCATGACGAACCGTCTGCTGTGCCGCAAGCAAATGATCTGCGATGTCCTGCATCCAGGTCTAGCTTCGGTGCCCAAAAAGGAAATTCGGGATAAACTGGCTGCCATGTACAAAACTACTCCAGATGTAGTGTTCGTATTCGGTTTCCGCACCAACTTTGGTGGTGGAAAGTCGACGGGATTCGCGCTGATCTACGACACATTAGACTTCGCGAAAAAGTTTGAACCAAAACACCGCCTGGGTCGTCACGGACtatatgaaaagaagaagatgaCCCGTAAACAGCGCAAGGAACGCAAGAACCGTATGAAGAAGGTGCGCGGTACCAAGAAGGCCAAGGTCGGACAAGCCGCCAAGAAGTAA